From the genome of Thermodesulfobacteriota bacterium, one region includes:
- the bioD gene encoding dethiobiotin synthase codes for MLKLTSLFVTGTDTGVGKTVITALLALLYQEAGVRVGLEKPVITGVKAGGDAALAGDLAFLQKALSTGEGPVYSYAFTPAVSPHLAAARAGVTIDLARIESDHAAVRSRYDAVLVEGAGGLLAPLNDDSFMADLAARLRLPLVIVSRPSIGTINHTLLTVSCAQARGLEVAGIIINNFPARPGLAETDNPGAIERFAGVPVLAIVPHIPGLSVEEAEEGDMQRVARAVDKKFKLLERLSRWREEHVQ; via the coding sequence TTGCTTAAGCTTACTTCATTGTTTGTTACCGGCACGGATACCGGCGTGGGAAAGACGGTTATCACCGCCCTTCTGGCCTTGCTCTACCAGGAGGCGGGCGTAAGGGTCGGTCTGGAAAAGCCGGTCATAACCGGTGTGAAGGCAGGTGGGGATGCGGCCTTGGCAGGTGACCTGGCCTTTCTGCAGAAGGCGCTTTCTACTGGAGAGGGGCCGGTCTATTCCTATGCCTTTACTCCGGCTGTTTCCCCGCACCTGGCCGCGGCAAGGGCGGGTGTCACGATAGATCTGGCGAGGATTGAGTCCGATCATGCCGCAGTGCGTTCAAGGTACGACGCGGTCCTGGTAGAGGGTGCGGGGGGACTCCTGGCGCCTCTGAACGATGACTCCTTTATGGCCGACCTGGCGGCCCGGCTCAGGCTTCCTCTCGTCATCGTCAGCCGGCCTTCGATCGGGACGATTAACCACACCCTTTTAACTGTATCTTGTGCGCAGGCCAGGGGTCTTGAAGTGGCCGGTATAATAATAAATAATTTCCCGGCCAGGCCGGGCCTGGCTGAAACGGATAATCCCGGCGCCATCGAAAGATTTGCCGGAGTGCCGGTTCTGGCTATTGTACCGCATATCCCCGGCCTTTCCGTGGAAGAGGCAGAAGAAGGGGATATGCAAAGGGTAGCCCGGGCCGTGGATAAAAAGTTTAAACTGCTGGAACGGCTTTCTCGCTGGAGGGAAGAGCATGTCCAATAA
- the bioF gene encoding 8-amino-7-oxononanoate synthase has protein sequence MPVTNLRQELTDLKNISLYRELVSITPVSPTRGYLKGREVTLFCTNNYLGLTHHPQVIEASIKATERYGTGAGASRLISGHSHLYEELEDALARHKGTEKALVFSSGYAANMGVISALMGRDDLIFCDRLAHASLIDACILSRAKPYRFRHNDVNSLGDLLHARETKGQILIVTEGVFSMDGDIAPLKQLADISSQHGCLLLVDDAHGTGVMGEKGQGAAAYLGVSKGIDIHVGTLSKAIGSIGGFVAGPGDLIAYLVNKARSFIYTTALPPGSIAAATAALKLIEAESSLIERLWFNVRYMRDILISAGFNLMGSQTPIMPIFIGAPEKAVAISRSLLEKGGIYVPAIRPPTVPAGQARLRLTVSAAHQQAELENAAESLIELGRKEGIIA, from the coding sequence GTGCCTGTAACTAATCTCAGACAAGAGCTAACCGATCTGAAGAACATCTCGCTCTATCGGGAGCTTGTCTCCATTACTCCGGTCAGCCCGACGCGCGGCTATCTTAAGGGCAGAGAAGTAACGCTGTTTTGCACCAATAACTATCTCGGCCTGACACATCATCCGCAAGTAATTGAGGCCTCTATAAAGGCCACGGAGCGTTATGGGACGGGCGCCGGGGCCTCCAGGCTGATAAGCGGCCATTCCCATCTCTATGAAGAACTGGAGGACGCCTTGGCCCGGCATAAGGGCACGGAAAAGGCCCTGGTTTTTTCCTCCGGTTATGCCGCTAATATGGGCGTCATAAGCGCCCTTATGGGCAGAGATGATCTTATATTCTGTGACCGGCTGGCCCATGCCAGCCTCATCGATGCCTGCATCCTGAGCCGGGCAAAACCCTATCGCTTTCGTCACAATGATGTGAACTCCCTGGGAGATTTGCTCCATGCCCGGGAGACGAAAGGCCAAATATTAATCGTAACCGAAGGCGTCTTTTCCATGGATGGCGACATAGCGCCACTTAAACAGCTCGCAGACATCTCTTCTCAACATGGATGTCTCCTTTTAGTCGATGATGCCCATGGTACAGGCGTTATGGGAGAAAAAGGGCAGGGCGCTGCTGCTTACCTTGGGGTGAGTAAGGGCATCGACATCCATGTGGGTACGCTTAGTAAGGCTATCGGATCCATAGGGGGATTTGTCGCCGGGCCTGGCGATTTGATAGCCTATCTTGTAAACAAGGCCCGTTCCTTTATTTATACGACGGCCTTGCCACCGGGAAGCATAGCTGCGGCTACAGCAGCTCTAAAACTTATAGAGGCAGAATCTTCCCTTATCGAACGCCTATGGTTCAACGTACGTTATATGCGCGACATCCTGATATCCGCCGGTTTCAATCTCATGGGCAGTCAGACACCCATTATGCCTATCTTTATCGGCGCCCCGGAAAAGGCCGTGGCCATTAGTCGAAGCCTACTGGAAAAAGGTGGTATATATGTACCCGCCATCCGGCCGCCTACGGTTCCGGCCGGGCAGGCCAGACTGAGGCTTACGGTCAGCGCGGCTCATCAGCAGGCCGAATTGGAAAATGCGGCCGAGTCATTGATTGAATTAGGCAGGAAGGAAGGGATTATTGCTTAA